In Sphaerochaeta sp., the genomic window CGAACATGTCGGAAGCAAGCGTACGGAAGTAATTGTAGTACATCAGGACGGCCCACAGGGAAACGATGTACGGGATGATCATTCCGGCATATGTATTGACCAATGGTTTCAGCAACATGTACTGCGGAACCAACAGGATGATGGTCGGGAAGAACATCTGGAACAACAGGATCTCATACAACGCATGGGCAGCGGCAAAACGGATCTTCGTCATGGCGTAGGCGGTCAAAAGACCGGTCGCCACGGAAAAACAGGTGGAGACGATGCTGACAAGCAAGGAGTTGGCCATGGCCCGCAACCACATCATCCGGTTCCCACTGCCACCGTTGGTCATCAGATAGCGATAACTGTCCATGGTGAACCCGGAAGGCAATACGGATGCGTCGACCTGCTTCCAAGGAGTCAGCGACTGCATCACCATGTAGTAGTAGGGAAATAGCGCCACAAACGCCAAGAGAAGCGCAATGACCAACGCCACCCATTTCGTTTTTGTTTTCTTTCGTGCCATCTTTACCTCTCCACATCAACGAACCGGTTGGTCACGCCAACCACAATCCGAAGCGTCACAAAAATACACAGTCCCAGAAGAATGGCGATCATCGCACCATAGCCAGAGCGGAAACCGACGAATGACGTGTTATACAGGAGCAACTGCCAGGAGAGCGTCGCCTTCTGCGGTCCTCCCCCGGTGAGCAAATATGGTTCGCTGAAGATGCTGTACACCAGACCGGTCGCCAGCATGATGACGCTCTGCATCGATGAAGCAATCATGGGAAGTGTCACCTTGAAAAACCGTTTCAATCCTGTGGCTCCATCAATCTCCGCAGCCTCTCCAATCTCAGGCGGGATCGACTCCAACGAGGAGAACAGGAACAACGCGTAATA contains:
- a CDS encoding carbohydrate ABC transporter permease, coding for MARKKTKTKWVALVIALLLAFVALFPYYYMVMQSLTPWKQVDASVLPSGFTMDSYRYLMTNGGSGNRMMWLRAMANSLLVSIVSTCFSVATGLLTAYAMTKIRFAAAHALYEILLFQMFFPTIILLVPQYMLLKPLVNTYAGMIIPYIVSLWAVLMYYNYFRTLASDMFESARIDGASELRIAFSIAFPVCRSLSVIVFLSVFLGRWSELMWDMLMAPDVKMQTLNVLMTTQFKPMGNLPGPMYAASVILTTPVVVLFLIFSRNFKEGIAMQFK